A genomic region of Vespa crabro chromosome 19, iyVesCrab1.2, whole genome shotgun sequence contains the following coding sequences:
- the LOC124430670 gene encoding uncharacterized protein LOC124430670: protein MGNSRVLVLVSLIFVIFSSIIWNESYSVNADSDVTTTEENTSEEQKLILDCQHPNYRTYIKCLKYPSYKGNKVKRHHHEISPEFDHHCMETCVKTCETISSHDCNQKCSHCIRKAKHKHQIITEYETECIDGDCKGSDKPVVGMANITTNIELNNNINTGTDRPKDDEITPSSKICNCSCCPNCRGCSSNCCPHGGGYGGDFGRGFGGGFGGGFQLSMVPQLGLGLGLSPSFGCIPPYHWFCYPHSYEKDCSVCYNPVLRYKCDVSCQIQLGNSISYTQRMKRDDQPCQSPHCVGGT, encoded by the exons ATGGGGAATAGTCGAGTACTCGTACTTGTTTCTTTAATCTTCGTTATATTTTCGAGTATCATTTGGAATGAGTCATATTCGGTAAATGCCGATTCTGACGTTACCACTACCGAAGAAAATACATcggaagaacaaaaattaattctcgATTGTCAACATCCTAATTACAGGACATATATCAAGTGTCTCAAGTATCCGAGTTATAAAGGGAACAAAGTGAAGAGGCATCATCATGAAATATCACCGGAATTtg ATCACCATTGCATGGAGACGTGTGTTAAAACCTGCGAAACTATTTCAAGTCACGATTGCAATCAAAAGTGTTCTCATTGCATAAGAAAAGCGAAACATAAACATCAGATTATTACGGAGTACGAGACCGAGTGTATAGATGGAGATTGTAAAGGTAGTGATAAGCCTGTCGTAGGAATGGCAAATATTACAACGAATATCGAgcttaacaataacatcaacacTGGTACAGATCGTCCAAAGGATGATGAGATAACACCAAGTTCAAAGATCTGTAATTGCAGTTGTTGTC CTAATTGTAGAGGATGTTCATCAAATTGTTGTCCCCATGGAGGAGGTTATGGTGGAGATTTTGGTAGAGGTTTTGGTGGAGGTTTTGGTGGAGGTTTCCAATTAAGTATGGTACCACAATTAGGTCTGGGATTAGGTTTGAGTCCCTCTTTCGGTTGTATCCCTCCTTATCATTGGTTTTGTTATCCACATTCCTATGAAAAAGATTGCTCTGTATGCTATAACCCGGTGTTACGATACAAATGTGACGTATCTTGTCAGATACAGCTTGGAAATAGTATTTCATATACTCAAAGGATGAAAAGAGACGATCAACCTTGTCAGAGTCCCCATTGTGTTGGAGGAACTTAA